One window of Rhizobium leguminosarum genomic DNA carries:
- a CDS encoding inositol monophosphatase family protein — protein sequence MTISDQDILLLGDCVKEAARAEIMPRFRNLGTADVSEKTSAIDLVTQADLLAEHRITAALKGRFPAALVVGEEAYDADRSVVPALADAELAFVIDPVDGTFNFAAGLPVFGTMLAVTVRGETVAGIIHDPVLGDTVTAIKGAGTFLTRQDGQSSRLKVAEPAALNQMVGGISWGHMDDPDRSRISANMAKIQMTFAFNCSAYEYWMVASGKLHFIGHAKLMPWDHLAGVLAHQEAGGHTAKFDGTPYRPGETTGGIISAPDRDSWQLIRREIIGN from the coding sequence ATGACCATTTCAGATCAGGATATTCTCTTACTCGGCGATTGCGTGAAGGAGGCAGCGCGCGCTGAAATCATGCCGCGTTTCCGCAATCTCGGCACTGCCGACGTTTCGGAGAAGACCTCGGCAATCGACCTCGTGACGCAGGCGGATCTGCTCGCCGAACACAGGATTACCGCAGCGTTGAAAGGGCGCTTTCCCGCAGCCCTCGTCGTCGGCGAGGAAGCCTATGACGCTGACCGGTCCGTCGTGCCGGCACTTGCCGATGCCGAACTTGCCTTCGTCATCGACCCTGTCGATGGCACCTTCAATTTCGCGGCCGGGCTTCCCGTCTTTGGGACGATGCTGGCAGTCACGGTCAGGGGCGAGACGGTCGCCGGCATCATTCACGATCCCGTTCTCGGCGATACAGTGACGGCGATCAAAGGAGCGGGCACCTTCCTGACGCGACAGGATGGGCAATCGAGCAGACTGAAGGTGGCCGAGCCTGCCGCCTTGAACCAGATGGTCGGCGGCATCTCGTGGGGCCACATGGACGACCCCGATCGCTCGCGGATCTCAGCCAACATGGCGAAGATCCAAATGACCTTTGCTTTCAACTGCTCAGCCTATGAATATTGGATGGTCGCCTCCGGCAAGCTGCATTTCATCGGCCATGCGAAGCTGATGCCCTGGGATCACCTGGCCGGCGTGCTCGCGCATCAGGAGGCCGGCGGTCATACGGCGAAATTCGACGGCACGCCCTATCGCCCCGGCGAGACGACGGGCGGCATCATTTCTGCACCCGATCGGGACAGCTGGCAGCTGATCCGGCGCGAGATCATCGGCAACTGA
- a CDS encoding inositol monophosphatase family protein, with translation MTATVDVTVLADLLRRAAKAEILPRFRRLRQDEVRAKSEATDLVTEADEQAERMIKAEAAQLWPGALFLGEESVAADPALLGRLADADVAIVVDPVDGTFNFASGIPAFGVMASVISGGETIAGIIYDPMGDDWVMAEKGGGAWLRRPDGEAQRLRVAEPVPLEQMVGMASTGYLPQEKRAEVLGNLAKVRFLTNYRCAAHEYRTFAGGHVHYLMYNKLMPWDHLAGTLISQEAGAHAARVDGSPYLPHHLDGGLLLAPDKASWEVLRREVFTI, from the coding sequence ATGACTGCGACTGTCGACGTGACCGTTCTTGCCGACCTGCTGCGCCGCGCGGCGAAGGCGGAGATCCTGCCGCGCTTCCGCCGGCTCCGCCAAGACGAGGTGCGCGCCAAGAGCGAGGCGACCGATCTCGTCACCGAGGCCGACGAGCAGGCCGAGCGGATGATCAAGGCGGAAGCCGCACAGCTCTGGCCAGGCGCGCTGTTCCTCGGCGAGGAATCGGTCGCGGCCGACCCGGCGCTGCTCGGCAGGCTTGCCGATGCCGATGTGGCGATCGTCGTCGATCCGGTCGACGGCACGTTCAACTTCGCCTCCGGAATCCCGGCCTTCGGCGTCATGGCCTCGGTCATATCAGGCGGCGAGACCATTGCCGGCATCATCTACGATCCGATGGGCGACGACTGGGTGATGGCGGAAAAGGGCGGCGGCGCCTGGCTGCGCCGACCGGATGGCGAGGCGCAGCGGCTGCGCGTGGCCGAGCCTGTCCCGCTCGAGCAGATGGTTGGCATGGCTTCGACCGGCTACCTGCCGCAGGAGAAGCGGGCCGAGGTGCTCGGCAATCTCGCCAAGGTGCGCTTCCTCACCAATTACCGTTGTGCCGCTCACGAATACCGCACCTTTGCCGGCGGCCATGTGCATTACCTGATGTACAACAAGCTGATGCCCTGGGATCACCTGGCCGGCACGCTGATCTCGCAGGAGGCAGGCGCCCATGCGGCGCGCGTCGACGGCTCACCCTACCTACCGCATCATCTCGACGGCGGGCTGCTGCTTGCCCCCGACAAGGCCTCGTGGGAGGTGCTGCGCCGTGAGGTCTTCACCATCTGA
- a CDS encoding GNAT family N-acetyltransferase translates to MDDRILIRPYLPDDAGATIDIFLRAISEVSSKDYSPAQIDAWAKVEDRSLWAERRISRPAWIAEIDGEAVGFSDLTGEGCLDMMFVHPEFQGLGIASRLLSEVEERALKLGFARIYTEASGTARPFFERKGFRVITRQTVEKRGQSLENFLMEKLYAE, encoded by the coding sequence GTGGACGACCGAATTCTGATCAGACCCTACCTGCCAGACGACGCCGGCGCGACGATTGACATTTTTCTACGCGCCATCAGCGAAGTCTCGTCGAAGGATTATTCACCCGCTCAGATCGACGCCTGGGCAAAGGTGGAAGATCGCAGTCTTTGGGCGGAGCGAAGGATAAGCAGGCCCGCCTGGATCGCGGAAATCGACGGAGAAGCGGTGGGCTTTTCCGATCTGACCGGCGAGGGTTGTTTGGACATGATGTTCGTCCACCCTGAGTTCCAGGGACTCGGAATTGCAAGTCGCCTCTTGAGCGAGGTCGAGGAGCGAGCTCTGAAGCTCGGATTCGCGCGAATTTATACGGAAGCCAGCGGAACCGCGCGCCCGTTTTTCGAGCGCAAGGGTTTCCGCGTGATAACCAGGCAAACCGTCGAGAAACGTGGGCAAAGCCTGGAAAATTTCCTCATGGAAAAGCTCTACGCGGAATAG